The Pedobacter mucosus genome window below encodes:
- a CDS encoding site-specific DNA-methyltransferase: MPTLNWIGKDKVVNHHIEVPYKVLEHSYGFDGHKSKGEIGCGNKIIHGDNLEALKSLLPEYEGKIKCIYIDPPYNTGNEGWKYNDSVNDPKIKKWLGETVGKEGEDLTRHDKWLCMMYPRLKLLQKLLSDDGVIFISIDDHEYQNLKFICDELFGRINFVTNFTWRTDGNFDNQAKIKINHEYVLCYSKNIELFEHPKVVDPNVPEASKLFRSEIRNTVVKNGPKNPISIINLPIGFPSDIENGTIKARNSSWPHYKEDAIIKNGKLNNSVAVSSGWSSKGILEKFIKKDFLPVKDSKGQETTFVISKTGAIENIKSRGEASHVVSSLFNMGSTQNMSAELKKIGVNFDYPKSLTLIQYLISIINGENFIVLDSFAGSGTTGHAVLNLNKDGRNRKFILIEMMDYVEEITSVRLQHVINGYSDQNATGGSFDFYNLGDSIFDVDGHLNEQIDIEKIRKYVYYTETTYSIERSTNSDNKYFLGMTNLTAYYLFYEPKVITTLDYGFLATVKTAAEQYIVYADNCLLPKDFMIEKNIVFKKIPRDITKF, translated from the coding sequence ATGCCAACACTAAATTGGATCGGAAAAGATAAAGTTGTTAATCACCATATCGAAGTTCCTTATAAGGTCCTCGAACATTCTTATGGTTTTGATGGTCATAAATCTAAAGGTGAGATCGGTTGCGGAAATAAAATAATACACGGAGATAATCTCGAAGCGTTAAAATCACTATTACCTGAATACGAGGGAAAAATCAAGTGCATTTATATCGATCCACCTTACAACACAGGTAATGAAGGGTGGAAATATAACGATAGTGTAAATGACCCAAAAATTAAAAAGTGGTTAGGTGAAACAGTCGGAAAAGAGGGCGAGGACTTAACAAGGCATGATAAATGGCTATGCATGATGTATCCTAGGTTAAAGTTGCTACAGAAACTATTGTCCGATGATGGCGTTATTTTCATATCAATAGACGATCATGAATACCAAAACTTGAAATTTATCTGCGACGAATTGTTCGGACGAATTAATTTTGTCACCAATTTTACTTGGAGGACTGATGGTAATTTTGATAATCAAGCTAAAATCAAAATTAACCATGAATACGTGCTCTGCTATTCAAAAAACATTGAGTTATTTGAGCATCCGAAAGTGGTTGACCCAAATGTACCCGAAGCAAGCAAGCTGTTCAGGTCAGAAATAAGGAACACGGTTGTAAAAAATGGACCTAAAAATCCTATTAGCATCATAAACCTTCCAATTGGTTTTCCTTCAGATATTGAGAATGGTACAATCAAAGCCAGAAATTCGTCTTGGCCACATTATAAAGAAGATGCCATTATAAAAAATGGCAAATTGAATAATAGCGTTGCCGTTTCTAGTGGTTGGAGTTCAAAAGGAATTTTAGAAAAATTTATAAAAAAAGATTTTTTACCTGTAAAGGATAGTAAGGGTCAAGAAACAACGTTTGTAATTTCAAAAACTGGAGCGATTGAAAACATAAAATCAAGAGGAGAGGCTTCTCATGTAGTAAGTTCACTCTTCAATATGGGAAGTACCCAGAATATGAGCGCAGAACTAAAAAAGATAGGTGTAAATTTTGACTACCCCAAGTCACTTACTCTAATACAGTATTTGATCAGCATTATTAATGGAGAAAATTTTATAGTACTAGATTCCTTCGCTGGATCCGGCACTACCGGTCATGCAGTTCTTAACTTAAACAAAGACGGTAGAAATAGAAAATTCATTTTAATAGAAATGATGGACTATGTTGAAGAGATTACATCAGTTCGTTTACAGCATGTCATAAATGGCTATTCCGATCAAAATGCTACTGGTGGTAGTTTCGATTTTTATAATCTAGGTGATTCAATATTTGATGTCGATGGACACTTAAATGAGCAAATTGATATTGAGAAAATCCGTAAATATGTTTATTATACAGAAACAACATACTCTATTGAAAGATCTACGAATTCTGATAATAAATATTTTTTAGGCATGACAAATCTTACCGCCTATTATCTTTTCTATGAACCAAAAGTCATTACTACATTAGATTATGGATTTTTGGCAACTGTTAAGACGGCCGCGGAACAATATATTGTCTATGCAGATAATTGCCTCTTGCCTAAAGACTTTATGATAGAAAAAAATATTGTTTTCAAAAAAATTCCTAGGGACATAACTAAATTTTAA
- a CDS encoding DEAD/DEAH box helicase translates to MELKAYQQLVIKDLASFLEQVQNTKDISSAFYNFWSHHDRTPLLPYSGTAIEPYKNNVRRVPHVCVKVPTSGGKTFIACSAIKTIFDAFPTSKIKTVLWLVPSITILDQTLKNLQDPRHPYRQKINANFGNRVEVFNKASLLQGNGFDVSTVREQLNILVLSFDSLKAKNQEDLKIFQENGNLQSFESILGRNKEITLGSIIQFLNPVVIVDESHNAESELSVEMLKSINPCFILDLTATPRNNSNILSFVDALELKKENMVKLPVIVYNHQDKTEVINSSLQLQKRLELQAIEEEKAGGRYIRPIVLFQVQPKNGKEFLNAIEEISNVQKLKEKLIDLRIPSNQIKIKTANINEIKGIDLMDRKCEVRFIITINALKEGWDCPFAYILASLADKNSAVDVEQILGRVLRQPYVMKHNFPLLNLSYVLTASAKFLDTLDNIVKGLNKAGFSENDYKLADANSIESKKSTRLDQLVLIHPESDSKFIPRKEDQVEDITTDIDSSRIKLPENGIDNMLLNEIEKTALEQNIAFEKTVEKIENNPGSILPSEITKLVKIYSIKSVFSQQASLILLPQFCFKLPSNDLFGIKESEMLLDKEILLSGFALSKADTNISFNTIGSELYKVDLDESRGAHTPTFIRLDGEVRDSVMAYILDPERKEKRIQNFSRRIMEIIGNLYPIPDREIEKYITRILADFQDEQFSDFANNEYSYTDKIKAKIKSLSENYAEKCFRDFLDTDQVIIKGKYRLPQTISPGLVSKNISKSLYEKEGGMNNFEEHVINEISNMDNITFWTRNLERKGFKINGFINHYPDFIIQTKSGKTVILETKGDHLDAEQKIRLGSTWAAKAGNEFRYFMVYERRTVDGAYLLEDFLRILKNI, encoded by the coding sequence ATGGAATTAAAAGCTTATCAACAACTCGTAATAAAAGATTTGGCTTCTTTTTTAGAGCAAGTTCAAAATACTAAAGATATCAGCAGTGCATTCTATAACTTTTGGTCTCATCATGATAGAACGCCCTTACTACCCTATTCAGGAACAGCGATTGAGCCTTATAAAAACAATGTGCGTAGAGTTCCCCACGTATGTGTCAAAGTACCAACTTCAGGTGGCAAAACTTTTATAGCGTGTAGCGCTATAAAAACAATATTTGATGCATTCCCCACGAGCAAGATAAAGACTGTACTGTGGCTTGTTCCGTCTATAACGATTTTAGATCAGACGTTAAAAAACCTTCAAGATCCAAGACATCCTTACCGACAAAAAATTAACGCCAATTTTGGTAACCGTGTTGAAGTTTTTAATAAGGCATCATTGTTACAAGGTAACGGATTCGATGTGTCTACGGTAAGAGAACAATTAAATATTCTGGTACTCAGTTTTGATAGCCTCAAAGCTAAAAACCAAGAAGATTTGAAGATCTTCCAAGAAAATGGAAACCTACAATCATTTGAAAGCATATTAGGTAGAAATAAAGAAATTACTCTAGGGTCGATTATTCAATTCTTAAATCCTGTAGTCATTGTGGACGAAAGTCATAATGCAGAAAGCGAATTAAGCGTTGAGATGCTAAAATCTATCAATCCGTGTTTTATCTTAGATTTAACAGCAACACCAAGAAATAATAGCAATATTTTGAGTTTTGTTGATGCACTTGAGCTTAAAAAAGAAAACATGGTGAAATTGCCAGTGATCGTTTATAATCATCAAGATAAAACCGAAGTTATCAATTCAAGTCTCCAATTACAAAAACGTTTAGAACTACAAGCAATTGAAGAAGAAAAAGCAGGTGGTAGATATATTAGGCCCATTGTTTTGTTTCAAGTACAACCGAAAAATGGCAAAGAGTTTTTAAATGCTATTGAAGAGATCTCAAACGTTCAGAAGCTAAAGGAAAAATTAATCGATCTGCGTATACCCTCTAATCAAATTAAGATAAAGACAGCAAATATTAATGAGATTAAGGGTATAGATTTGATGGATAGGAAATGCGAAGTTAGATTTATAATAACAATTAACGCATTAAAAGAAGGTTGGGATTGCCCCTTTGCTTACATATTGGCTTCTTTGGCTGATAAAAATTCAGCCGTAGATGTAGAGCAGATTTTGGGAAGAGTGCTAAGGCAGCCCTACGTGATGAAGCATAACTTTCCACTCCTAAATTTGTCATATGTTTTAACAGCTTCTGCAAAATTTTTAGATACATTGGACAATATCGTAAAGGGACTTAACAAGGCTGGTTTTAGCGAGAATGACTATAAATTGGCGGACGCAAACAGTATTGAATCGAAAAAATCGACTCGACTAGATCAACTTGTTTTAATCCATCCTGAGAGTGATTCTAAGTTCATACCTAGAAAAGAAGATCAAGTTGAAGACATTACAACCGATATTGACAGTTCTAGAATTAAACTTCCAGAAAATGGAATTGACAACATGTTATTAAATGAAATTGAAAAAACGGCTTTAGAACAGAATATTGCATTTGAAAAAACAGTTGAAAAAATTGAAAATAATCCTGGGTCGATCCTTCCCTCAGAAATTACAAAACTAGTTAAAATATACTCAATTAAGTCTGTTTTTTCACAACAAGCATCGTTGATATTACTTCCCCAATTCTGTTTCAAGTTACCATCGAACGACCTTTTTGGAATTAAAGAATCAGAAATGTTATTGGATAAAGAAATCTTGCTTAGCGGTTTTGCCTTGAGCAAAGCTGATACTAATATTTCATTCAACACAATAGGTTCAGAACTATATAAAGTTGATCTAGATGAAAGCCGTGGTGCGCATACTCCAACCTTTATTCGTTTAGACGGTGAGGTTAGGGACAGCGTAATGGCCTATATCTTAGATCCCGAAAGAAAGGAAAAAAGGATCCAAAACTTTTCAAGGCGTATCATGGAAATTATCGGAAATTTATATCCCATACCAGATCGAGAAATCGAGAAATACATTACCAGGATACTAGCAGACTTCCAAGATGAACAATTTTCCGATTTTGCTAACAATGAATATTCTTATACAGACAAAATTAAAGCTAAGATAAAATCTCTTTCAGAAAACTATGCCGAAAAATGTTTTAGAGATTTCTTAGATACAGACCAAGTGATTATCAAAGGAAAGTATAGATTGCCACAAACAATTTCACCAGGACTTGTTTCAAAAAATATCAGCAAATCATTGTATGAGAAAGAAGGTGGTATGAATAACTTTGAAGAGCATGTGATAAATGAAATTAGTAATATGGATAATATTACTTTTTGGACTCGTAACTTAGAAAGAAAAGGTTTTAAGATAAATGGTTTTATTAATCACTATCCTGATTTTATTATCCAAACTAAATCCGGTAAAACTGTAATATTAGAAACAAAAGGCGACCACCTAGACGCTGAACAAAAGATTCGATTAGGTAGCACTTGGGCAGCCAAAGCTGGTAATGAATTTAGATATTTTATGGTCTATGAAAGACGGACTGTTGATGGTGCTTACTTATTAGAAGATTTTCTGAGAATTTTGAAAAACATATAA
- a CDS encoding DUF5131 family protein, which produces MAESSIEWTELTWNPVTGCKKISPGCKHCYAEVMSRRLKAMRVQKYIDGFNIKMHPESLNIPFTWRKPKVVFVNSMSDLFHDEISNNFIKAVFAVMNATPQHTYQVLTKRSDRLLAISNELTWTKNIWMGVSVENEKYTGRISELNQTKAKIKFLSIEPLLGPVNNLFLDGIDWVIVGGESGHGARPIMFDWIDSIRLQCKSADIPFFFKQWGKSKFNINPEDPTINKEHPNHAKGGCELAGVMYRELP; this is translated from the coding sequence ATGGCGGAATCGAGTATAGAGTGGACTGAACTAACATGGAACCCAGTTACGGGGTGCAAGAAAATAAGTCCTGGATGCAAACATTGTTATGCGGAAGTAATGTCTCGTCGTCTCAAAGCGATGCGGGTACAAAAGTATATCGATGGTTTTAACATAAAAATGCATCCCGAATCCCTAAACATACCTTTTACATGGCGAAAGCCGAAGGTAGTTTTTGTGAATTCTATGAGTGATTTATTTCACGATGAAATCTCAAATAACTTTATCAAAGCAGTTTTCGCCGTAATGAATGCAACTCCCCAACATACCTATCAAGTACTGACTAAGAGATCAGACAGATTGTTGGCTATTTCAAATGAGCTAACATGGACAAAGAATATTTGGATGGGTGTTTCCGTGGAAAACGAAAAATATACAGGGAGAATTTCTGAACTCAACCAAACAAAAGCTAAGATAAAATTTCTTTCAATTGAACCCCTGTTGGGCCCAGTTAATAATTTATTTTTGGATGGTATAGACTGGGTAATTGTCGGCGGCGAATCTGGTCATGGTGCAAGACCTATTATGTTCGATTGGATCGATTCTATAAGATTACAATGTAAATCAGCAGACATACCATTTTTCTTTAAACAATGGGGAAAATCAAAATTCAATATAAATCCCGAGGATCCTACCATAAATAAAGAGCATCCAAATCATGCAAAGGGGGGGTGCGAATTAGCTGGGGTGATGTATCGTGAACTGCCCTAG
- the tcmP gene encoding three-Cys-motif partner protein TcmP gives MLSKYSPINEVYDDGLSIPEVGEWGLEKYRLVGQYANLFTSTMRSKWENLVYIDLFSSSGYAKIETSGKIVKSSALIALSLPTPFSKYIFCDEDINLINALEVRVNRDFPHADVTFIKGSCNEKIKEILSHVPAYSKSNRVLSFCFVDPFALEIHFMTLKLLGRLRMDFLILVATGMAAKRNEMNYKKPTNRTIEYLLEDPNWRSSYKGEIDTADQSFTQFVSDKLKSNFKLLGYNDIEDFHAVKYRLKGKSVLLYHLAFFSKDKQGNKFWTIAKNYVNEQTSLF, from the coding sequence ATGCTCTCGAAATATTCTCCGATTAATGAGGTCTATGATGATGGTTTAAGCATACCGGAAGTTGGCGAGTGGGGCTTAGAGAAGTACAGACTCGTTGGCCAATATGCCAATTTATTTACCTCCACAATGAGGTCAAAATGGGAAAATTTAGTATATATCGATTTATTTTCTTCAAGTGGTTATGCTAAAATTGAAACCTCCGGTAAAATTGTGAAATCATCTGCTCTGATTGCTCTATCTTTGCCCACACCCTTCTCAAAATATATTTTCTGCGATGAAGATATTAATCTGATAAATGCATTGGAGGTGAGAGTTAATAGAGATTTCCCACACGCAGATGTAACCTTTATCAAGGGCAGTTGTAACGAAAAAATAAAAGAAATTTTAAGTCACGTTCCTGCATATAGCAAGTCAAATCGAGTTTTAAGTTTTTGTTTTGTTGATCCTTTCGCATTGGAAATACATTTCATGACATTAAAACTATTAGGTAGATTGCGTATGGATTTTCTAATTCTCGTAGCAACTGGAATGGCAGCTAAACGAAATGAAATGAACTACAAGAAACCGACGAATAGAACTATAGAGTATTTGTTAGAGGATCCTAATTGGCGAAGTAGCTACAAAGGAGAAATCGATACTGCAGATCAGTCTTTTACTCAATTCGTTAGTGATAAATTGAAAAGCAACTTTAAACTTTTAGGTTACAATGATATTGAGGATTTTCATGCGGTCAAATATAGACTCAAAGGAAAATCTGTATTATTGTATCATTTAGCTTTTTTTTCCAAGGATAAACAGGGAAATAAATTCTGGACTATTGCTAAAAACTACGTAAATGAACAAACATCATTATTTTAA
- a CDS encoding reverse transcriptase domain-containing protein translates to MILKNYFTDEKIIKLLCKDRANAANKRHEVHMLRNLSLHSNTNRIKIKDTHLEFKFLQSIFPHRRSWLKLKQSERRLAKDAVTINKQRLFKTYKITKFNIEVNDFEIPDWYSKLTNFVGEIQQLVFNQGSSDSIISRPKIKGIKKDVKNGTITYRPIALYDITSKIICSITAKYFTHYFDPIFHDCSFAFRGKNTNNHIPTHHDCIAKIKEYRTINPKLWVAECDIQKFFDTVQHHHVKSVFERLRLSIEAKNSERIDPKAVEIFYSFLGSFSFQENIIPLNGDTSYFSSNNLAFGQFGWAANELREAFGETYIESFKLGVPQGNAISCFVANLILHDVDDVMVSLHPRPFYIRYCDDMILMHKDHDVCFYSLNSYMEAVQNSFLLYHNPIEVNNYKEKKISKTFWEQKSKKPFFWGDKHIHPANVPWISFVGYQLNFYGRIRVRKSTIQKEVRKQVSETQKVLKALGKLNHTIKIDSRHARLPQRHITFRLLQKLISMSVGRIKIHTHRYPLEQGLCWTNGFKMLENNNITSRQLRYLDTRRNMQLMRVRREIAKINNKSKGSQYPDNLKEIYYGSAFGYHNFIKYKRPK, encoded by the coding sequence ATGATCTTAAAAAATTATTTTACTGACGAAAAAATTATCAAACTTCTCTGCAAAGATAGGGCAAATGCTGCAAATAAAAGGCATGAAGTCCACATGTTAAGAAATTTGAGCCTTCATTCTAATACGAATAGGATTAAAATAAAGGATACACACTTAGAATTTAAATTTTTACAAAGCATCTTCCCACATAGAAGAAGCTGGCTCAAATTAAAGCAGTCTGAAAGAAGATTGGCCAAGGATGCTGTTACTATAAATAAACAAAGGCTTTTCAAAACATATAAGATAACGAAGTTTAATATAGAAGTTAATGATTTTGAAATTCCAGACTGGTATTCTAAGCTAACAAATTTTGTTGGTGAAATTCAACAATTGGTATTTAATCAAGGTAGTTCAGATTCTATAATTTCAAGGCCTAAAATCAAAGGGATAAAAAAGGATGTTAAAAATGGAACTATTACCTATCGGCCAATAGCGCTATATGATATTACAAGTAAAATTATCTGTTCCATAACAGCAAAATACTTTACTCACTATTTTGATCCAATTTTCCATGACTGTTCTTTTGCATTCAGAGGTAAAAACACAAATAATCATATTCCAACTCATCATGACTGCATTGCCAAAATTAAGGAATATCGAACTATAAACCCTAAGCTTTGGGTGGCGGAATGTGATATCCAAAAGTTCTTTGACACGGTTCAACATCATCATGTTAAATCTGTATTTGAGCGGTTAAGATTATCAATTGAGGCTAAAAACTCAGAGAGAATTGATCCAAAAGCAGTTGAAATTTTTTACAGTTTCCTTGGATCATTTTCTTTCCAAGAAAATATAATCCCCTTAAATGGTGATACATCATATTTCTCTTCAAACAACTTAGCATTTGGACAGTTCGGGTGGGCAGCAAATGAATTAAGAGAGGCATTTGGAGAAACCTATATAGAAAGTTTCAAACTAGGTGTACCTCAAGGTAATGCTATATCCTGCTTTGTTGCAAATCTTATTTTACATGACGTCGATGATGTTATGGTATCATTACATCCAAGGCCCTTCTACATAAGATATTGTGATGACATGATTTTAATGCATAAGGATCATGATGTGTGCTTTTATAGTCTGAATTCCTACATGGAAGCAGTCCAGAATAGTTTTCTTCTTTATCATAATCCGATAGAAGTAAATAACTATAAAGAAAAAAAAATTAGCAAAACCTTTTGGGAGCAAAAATCTAAAAAACCTTTTTTTTGGGGAGATAAACATATTCACCCCGCTAATGTGCCATGGATATCCTTTGTTGGCTATCAACTTAATTTCTATGGACGAATTAGAGTAAGAAAATCAACAATTCAAAAAGAGGTTAGAAAACAGGTTAGCGAAACTCAGAAAGTGCTGAAAGCTTTAGGGAAATTAAACCATACAATTAAAATTGATAGCCGACATGCCCGACTCCCGCAACGTCATATAACATTTAGGTTGTTACAAAAGCTAATTTCTATGTCAGTAGGAAGGATTAAGATACATACACATCGATACCCTTTAGAACAAGGATTGTGCTGGACCAATGGTTTCAAAATGCTAGAAAACAATAATATTACGAGTAGACAATTAAGATACCTTGATACAAGAAGAAACATGCAATTGATGCGAGTTCGACGAGAAATTGCAAAAATTAATAATAAATCTAAGGGCAGTCAATACCCTGATAATTTAAAAGAAATTTATTATGGCTCTGCATTTGGATATCATAACTTCATAAAATACAAAAGGCCAAAATAA
- a CDS encoding BT4734/BF3469 family protein: MPHPKFIKISWYDNMKSKTSYTIDLFAELRHIKQGTYKVLIESCRLAYQEGNYGLYNDLKSTLPCVTFSGIFNINRKATEIQTYNHIIVFDIDKIPDDRLQNLRNLLENDVKILALWLSPSGVGIKGLIATENSLPYHRATFDSLRFYLLANYSIALDDSGSDVSRLCFSSYDPEIYYNPNCLPYNDVLVLEANTEESELSEFNPPSFLKSAYQTEGLNKIHDRRLMKRILTYLEKKSLSITRTYDDWLRVALSISYTFSYDVGVKYFIKLCELDKELHSEQKSINLLKHCYEIRGSKKGVTISFGTILFFAMEKGFKTIKNK, encoded by the coding sequence ATGCCACATCCAAAATTTATAAAGATTTCTTGGTACGACAATATGAAGTCAAAAACCTCATATACAATAGATCTTTTTGCTGAATTAAGACATATTAAACAGGGTACTTACAAAGTCCTAATAGAAAGTTGTAGGCTTGCTTATCAGGAGGGCAATTACGGACTCTATAATGACTTGAAATCGACTTTGCCATGTGTAACCTTTTCCGGAATCTTTAACATTAATCGCAAAGCCACGGAAATTCAAACTTATAATCACATTATAGTATTTGATATTGATAAAATCCCAGATGATAGATTGCAAAATCTTAGGAATTTACTTGAAAATGATGTTAAGATACTTGCGTTGTGGCTTTCTCCTTCTGGAGTAGGAATAAAAGGTTTGATAGCAACAGAAAATTCCTTACCCTATCACCGTGCGACCTTCGACTCTCTGAGATTCTATCTTCTCGCTAATTATAGTATCGCTTTGGATGATAGCGGTAGTGACGTGTCAAGGCTTTGTTTTTCATCATATGATCCAGAGATATATTACAACCCAAATTGTTTGCCATATAATGATGTGCTAGTCTTGGAAGCTAATACTGAAGAAAGCGAACTATCAGAGTTTAACCCGCCCAGCTTCTTGAAAAGCGCATATCAAACTGAAGGATTAAATAAAATTCACGATCGTAGGCTTATGAAACGAATTCTGACTTACTTAGAAAAGAAATCTCTTTCTATTACTAGAACATATGATGATTGGTTGAGGGTAGCTTTATCAATATCTTATACATTTAGCTACGATGTCGGGGTAAAATACTTTATAAAACTTTGTGAATTAGACAAGGAATTACATTCCGAGCAGAAAAGCATCAATCTTTTGAAACATTGCTACGAAATACGAGGCTCAAAAAAGGGAGTAACAATCTCTTTCGGTACAATTCTCTTTTTTGCCATGGAAAAGGGGTTTAAGACAATCAAAAACAAATAA
- a CDS encoding DUF1772 domain-containing protein → MKKVILLSSVALACGVLFSNIFNSLVIANATASDIPNSVLAAKVFFKTINPGNFFGLFSPVTQVLTLLSLILCWQKSKYIRLYLGIALICYVLGDVFAFTYFHPRTDLMMSEPTPDTETLKILSSEWSNMNWVRSFVLFIGVICSFAAVDKFYLPKA, encoded by the coding sequence ATGAAAAAAGTAATCTTGCTAAGTTCAGTTGCCTTAGCGTGCGGAGTCTTATTCTCAAATATTTTCAACTCTCTGGTTATTGCAAATGCTACTGCAAGTGATATCCCTAATTCCGTGTTAGCAGCGAAAGTCTTTTTTAAGACTATAAATCCTGGAAATTTCTTTGGATTATTTTCTCCTGTAACCCAGGTTTTGACATTACTATCATTGATCTTATGCTGGCAAAAATCAAAATACATTAGGCTTTATCTAGGGATTGCTTTAATTTGTTATGTATTGGGAGATGTGTTTGCTTTCACATACTTTCATCCTAGGACGGACCTGATGATGTCTGAACCGACACCAGATACAGAAACCCTTAAGATATTATCCTCAGAATGGAGCAATATGAATTGGGTTAGATCATTTGTGCTTTTTATTGGTGTAATATGCTCTTTTGCAGCTGTTGATAAATTTTATTTACCCAAAGCTTAG
- a CDS encoding HupE/UreJ family protein yields MDFRKIFTLAALFILCGVSNQLFAHGVDGDTQTFLKGNNGVAFGPFLYIGAKHMLTGYDHLLFLVGVIFFLYKPKEVLLYVSFFTIGHSITLLLGVMYNISINAYLIDAIIALSIVYKGFDNLGGFQRFFGKQPNTKAAVLIFGFFHGFGLASKLQDFNFGKQGLFTNLLGFNIGVEIGQFIALALVLTLITLWRKYPSFLKFSTFTNTMLIAAGFLLLGFQLTGYFTS; encoded by the coding sequence ATGGACTTTAGAAAAATATTTACGCTTGCTGCACTATTCATTTTATGTGGTGTCAGCAACCAGCTCTTTGCACATGGTGTAGATGGTGACACACAAACCTTTTTAAAAGGTAACAATGGTGTAGCCTTTGGCCCCTTTCTTTATATCGGAGCCAAACACATGCTTACTGGATATGATCACCTGCTTTTCCTTGTTGGGGTTATTTTCTTTCTATACAAACCAAAGGAGGTTCTGCTTTACGTAAGCTTCTTTACCATAGGTCATAGTATTACTTTGTTACTTGGAGTGATGTATAATATTTCTATTAATGCTTATCTCATTGATGCAATTATCGCACTTTCTATTGTTTACAAGGGATTTGACAATCTTGGAGGTTTTCAACGGTTCTTCGGTAAACAGCCAAATACGAAAGCAGCAGTGCTGATCTTTGGTTTCTTTCACGGTTTTGGTCTAGCGAGTAAATTGCAGGACTTCAATTTCGGTAAGCAAGGTTTATTTACCAATTTATTAGGTTTTAATATTGGTGTAGAAATAGGCCAGTTTATTGCCCTTGCCCTTGTTCTTACGTTGATTACACTGTGGCGTAAATACCCAAGCTTTCTGAAGTTTTCCACTTTTACAAATACCATGCTCATAGCAGCAGGTTTCCTATTATTAGGTTTTCAGTTAACAGGTTATTTTACATCTTAA